The following coding sequences lie in one Pseudomonas syringae CC1557 genomic window:
- the adeC gene encoding AdeC/AdeK/OprM family multidrug efflux complex outer membrane factor, translating into MSKSVSAWLFAALSLSGCSLVPDYQRPAAPVAAHYPQSPAYGPATSGPLAADMGWRDLFRDVTLQQLIESALLNNRDLRVAALNVEAYQAQYRIQRADLFPAISATGSGTRQRLPASITQTGSPVTSGSYSATLGISSYELDLFGRIRSLGDQASLTYLSSEEARRSTQLSLVASVATAYLTWRADQELLALSQDTLMSYEKSFNLANRSQQAGASSSLDLAQSRTSVESARASLATFQRQVAQDLNNLTLLVGTAVPDSAPNRPLSEEWLAEVPAGLPSDLLQRRPDILESEYQLQSANASIGAARAAFFPSITLTANAGTSSTELSGLFKGGSGGWVFSPQINIPIFNAGSLRASLDYSKIQKDISVSKYEKTIQTAFQEVSDGLAARQTYKRQLKAQSDLVQANQEYYRLAERRYRIGVDSSLIFLDAQRSLFSAQQTLITDRLSQLTAEVNLYKALGGGWTERTSKPL; encoded by the coding sequence ATGAGCAAGTCCGTTAGCGCCTGGCTGTTTGCTGCGCTGTCCTTGAGCGGCTGCTCGTTGGTTCCGGACTATCAGCGCCCGGCAGCCCCGGTTGCCGCACACTACCCGCAATCTCCCGCCTACGGGCCAGCAACCTCAGGCCCGCTGGCAGCAGACATGGGATGGCGCGACCTGTTCCGCGACGTGACGCTGCAACAGCTTATTGAAAGCGCCCTGCTCAACAATCGTGACTTGCGTGTGGCAGCCCTCAACGTCGAGGCGTATCAAGCGCAATACCGCATTCAGCGCGCCGATCTGTTTCCCGCGATCAGTGCCACGGGCAGCGGTACCCGACAGCGCCTGCCCGCGAGCATCACGCAGACCGGCAGTCCGGTCACCAGCGGCAGCTACTCGGCAACGCTGGGTATCAGTTCCTACGAACTGGATTTGTTCGGACGGATACGCAGCCTCGGCGATCAGGCCTCGCTCACCTATTTGTCCAGCGAAGAAGCCCGGCGCAGCACTCAGCTAAGCCTGGTGGCGAGTGTCGCCACCGCCTACCTTACCTGGCGCGCTGACCAGGAACTACTTGCCTTGAGTCAGGACACGCTGATGTCCTACGAAAAGAGCTTTAACCTGGCCAATCGCAGCCAGCAAGCCGGCGCGTCCTCCTCCCTGGACCTTGCCCAGTCGCGCACCTCGGTGGAGAGCGCACGGGCAAGTCTGGCGACGTTCCAGCGTCAGGTCGCACAGGATCTCAACAACCTGACCTTGCTGGTCGGCACGGCGGTCCCGGACAGCGCGCCGAATCGCCCGCTGTCCGAGGAATGGCTGGCCGAAGTACCGGCTGGCCTGCCCTCCGACCTGCTGCAACGACGCCCGGACATTCTCGAATCCGAATACCAGTTACAGTCGGCCAACGCCAGTATCGGTGCTGCGCGCGCGGCCTTCTTCCCGAGCATTACCCTGACGGCTAACGCTGGTACATCCAGCACCGAGCTGTCTGGCCTGTTTAAAGGTGGCTCGGGAGGCTGGGTGTTTTCACCGCAGATCAATATCCCGATTTTCAACGCCGGCAGTCTGCGGGCAAGCCTGGATTACTCGAAGATCCAGAAAGATATCAGCGTCTCAAAGTACGAAAAAACGATACAGACCGCCTTTCAGGAGGTGTCTGATGGTCTGGCTGCGCGCCAGACCTATAAGCGTCAGTTGAAAGCGCAGAGCGACCTTGTACAGGCCAACCAGGAGTATTACCGCCTTGCCGAACGCCGCTACCGCATTGGCGTCGACAGCAGCCTGATATTTCTCGACGCCCAACGCTCCTTGTTCAGCGCTCAACAAACCCTGATCACAGACCGACTGTCGCAGCTGACCGCCGAAGTCAATCTCTACAAGGCGCTGGGCGGCGGCTGGACGGAACGTACATCAAAACCCTTGTGA
- a CDS encoding phosphopantetheine-binding protein yields the protein MQVILRARETFGVEVPLRGLFEHPSLQALADLITTLQLAQYGSDDLMDLEHEMASLSESELLSILSKDA from the coding sequence GTGCAAGTCATTCTGCGGGCACGCGAAACCTTTGGCGTTGAAGTCCCCCTGCGGGGCCTGTTCGAACATCCCTCACTGCAGGCCCTGGCCGATCTGATCACGACTTTGCAACTGGCACAGTACGGTTCGGACGACCTGATGGACCTGGAACACGAAATGGCTTCGCTTTCCGAAAGCGAACTGCTCTCTATCCTTTCCAAGGATGCTTGA
- a CDS encoding condensation domain-containing protein, with protein MDSSPEKLSAQACASHELASVQQGIWLDQIAHPELPYYNIGMSLDIHGEINIPLFEKAIQMVVDSHDALRLSFSHADGFGRQRVLPEVRFTLEVVDFSEADDDAGLAMDYLRKSFQQPFESLNGQLWESRLVRCGPHHYYWFNRFHHLVVDGIGAVLVGHAVDNAYNGLLVGNEDVPEGPSYLSFLEEDRAYLQSGRYERDRLFWEQTYAQLPPPLLQRRADFKAGLANVLAPSTQVQAMLPRALYSALTKFASERSLSMAHLLVSVIGTYFCRTVGVDEIVVGMPVHNRTTARQKTTVGMFSSVSPIRLAFDPQGSLVDLMNTVGTQLRKTYRHQRFPIAELNRSLHLAHAGRRQLFDISLSFESFDGDATYGQSTPARVLMLDNGYEQTPMAIFVRDYHPAEDVHLDFNFNTAYFTFEEVQRIQERVFAMLEAVLEHHETPLAHFPLIGEDEHQHLLTFNDTAHAYPRDVLIHQLIEQQAAQRPNACAVSSDSGPLLTYAELNQQANQLAHRLIELEVEPDSRVAVSLRRGPEMVVAPPARPKA; from the coding sequence ATGGATTCCTCGCCCGAAAAGCTATCTGCGCAAGCCTGCGCTTCTCACGAACTGGCTTCGGTTCAGCAAGGTATCTGGCTCGATCAGATTGCACACCCGGAACTGCCCTACTACAACATCGGCATGTCACTGGATATCCATGGCGAGATCAACATCCCGCTGTTCGAGAAGGCCATTCAAATGGTCGTCGACAGCCATGACGCCCTGCGTCTGAGCTTCAGTCACGCCGACGGTTTCGGCCGTCAGCGGGTGCTGCCAGAGGTCAGGTTCACACTTGAGGTGGTGGACTTTTCCGAGGCGGATGACGATGCAGGTCTGGCAATGGACTACCTGCGCAAATCCTTCCAGCAGCCCTTTGAATCACTGAACGGACAGCTCTGGGAGTCGCGTCTGGTGCGTTGCGGACCGCACCACTACTACTGGTTCAACCGTTTCCATCACCTGGTGGTCGACGGTATCGGTGCGGTGCTGGTCGGGCATGCCGTGGATAACGCCTATAACGGTTTGCTGGTGGGCAATGAAGATGTTCCCGAGGGGCCTTCCTACCTGTCTTTCCTAGAAGAAGACAGGGCTTATCTGCAATCGGGCCGCTACGAACGTGACCGCCTGTTCTGGGAGCAAACCTACGCACAACTCCCGCCGCCACTGCTGCAACGCCGCGCCGACTTCAAGGCAGGCCTTGCCAACGTTCTGGCTCCAAGTACCCAGGTTCAGGCCATGTTGCCCCGGGCCCTCTACAGTGCACTCACGAAGTTTGCCAGTGAACGCAGCCTGTCCATGGCGCATTTATTGGTCAGCGTGATCGGTACCTATTTCTGCCGCACCGTCGGGGTCGATGAAATCGTCGTTGGCATGCCGGTACACAACCGCACCACTGCACGGCAGAAGACCACGGTCGGCATGTTCTCCTCGGTCAGCCCGATTCGCCTGGCGTTCGATCCCCAGGGCTCGCTGGTGGATCTGATGAATACCGTCGGGACGCAATTGCGCAAGACCTATCGCCACCAGCGTTTCCCCATCGCTGAACTCAACCGCAGCCTGCATCTGGCACACGCCGGGCGACGCCAGTTGTTTGATATTTCGCTGTCGTTCGAAAGTTTCGACGGTGACGCAACATACGGACAAAGTACCCCGGCACGCGTACTCATGCTGGACAACGGCTACGAGCAGACGCCCATGGCGATCTTCGTGCGTGACTACCATCCAGCCGAAGACGTACACCTGGATTTCAACTTCAACACCGCCTACTTCACTTTTGAAGAAGTCCAGCGCATACAAGAGCGCGTCTTCGCGATGCTCGAAGCGGTACTGGAGCACCACGAGACGCCCTTGGCACACTTCCCGCTCATCGGCGAGGACGAGCACCAGCATCTGCTGACGTTCAACGACACCGCTCATGCCTACCCCCGTGACGTGCTGATCCATCAACTGATCGAACAACAGGCCGCCCAGCGCCCAAATGCCTGCGCCGTGAGCAGCGACAGTGGACCGCTGCTCACCTACGCCGAACTCAACCAGCAGGCCAACCAGCTCGCCCATCGCCTGATCGAACTGGAAGTGGAGCCGGACTCTCGCGTTGCGGTAAGCCTGCGTCGCGGCCCGGAAATGGTCGTGGCGCCACCGGCACGCCCAAAGGCGTGA
- a CDS encoding non-ribosomal peptide synthetase, translating into MEYLGRNDFQVKVRGFRIELGEIESRLGSCTGVKEAVVIALEDRPGEKRLVAYVVAQPEITLDVAELRAELAPQLAEYMLPSVFVILDALPLTANRKLDRKALPAPGADDFAHRHYEAPEGETETRLAAIWADLLGMEKIGRHDNFFELGGHSLLTVQLQARLHQDIGVEINLRKLFGMGSLLALAECVDHTSRSKVQPIEVVSRTKDLPLSLAQQRLWFLDQLDHAASVAYHMPAALHLRGTLDRPALQRALDRIVARHESLRTTFKQQDEQVSQHFAPANIGFALAEHDLRNLVGDAQHAMIEQLSEAEVHAAFDLSQGPLIRGRLLQLAEDEHILLVTQHHIVSDGWSVAVLIDEFNHLYSAFSQGLADPLPELALQYVDYAVWQQQHLQGERLHQQTRFWSEHLSGAPALLELPTDHPRPQVQSYKGATLPLELPTQLSHRLRQFSQQQDVTPFMTLLTAWSILLSRLSNQSQVVIGTPVANRPRQETEALIGFFVNTLALRVDVQAHSRVDQLLAQVKAITLDAYSHQDLPFEQVVEALQPQRSLAHSPLFQAMLVLGNTPRDQALNLPGLELTVLPDATGTTQFDLTLSLNDDGESIHGQFEYATDLFDASTITRWSRHLLQLLDALLGDVTQPLASLPLLDAEQRRQLLVTFNPPALPLNEHSQRLPQRAFEARTALTPDAVALVCAGQTLSYAALNAEANRIAHRLIALGVRPDDTVGLCALRSPQMVIGLLGILKAGAAYVPLDPQYPAQRLAHMLTDSAPKVLVIQQGLDTLPLPEGLATLALGCPSLQHVADHNPQIAALNFGHLAYVIYTSGSTGLPKGVMVEHRGLRNLLDWYIEDLALNAEDAVLLASSYNFDLTQKNILAPLMVGAALHLAEEPFNPDAIVAQIAAAGITHLNMSPSAFHALVDADTDKSMTCLKRVVLGGEPIQTNMLEKLGLPRPTVINSYGPTECSDVVAWHVADIDLTIYHDRSMPIGKPIRNMQLHVLDDHGQLLPVGVRGEIHIGGVGVARGYLNLPQLSAERFVANPFTDQADARLYKTGDIGRWLPDGTLEYLGRNDDQVKIRGLRVELGEIEAVLGSLPGVREAAVIARDHQSEHANDKRLVAYLCGEPAAAEQLRTELLNRLPEHMVPSAFVVLDALPLTPNGKLDRRALPEPGQDAYASRAYEAPEGPVEQVIAQIWKQLLGLERVGRHDRFFELGGHSLLAVSLIDRLRKHGLSASVRTVFTAPSVREMALAISQDKHVLFQAPANRIPADCTHLTPDMLPLVQLSAAQLERVVAAVPGGAANIQDIYPLAPLQEGILFHHLLGQEGDAYLIRSMIEFDNRQYLDAFIAALQIVIERHDIHRTAVHWNGLPQAVQVVQRHAHLPVHSMTLDSDKDALEQLYAMSDPQHLRLDLSKAPLMRACIARDPHSERWLLALLNHHVASDHVTLEVVLEEINAILHGQGDSLPAPQPYREFIAQTQAVPAEVHEAYFRRRLAEVDSTTAPFDLMEVQGDGNNIEEAEVLLSSTLSRRIRAQARERGMTPAVLFHVAWAQVLARCSGRDDVVFGTVVAGRLQGSAGAERAMGVFINTLPVRVQLAVQGAHELLLATHRDLTELLDHEQASLALAQRCSSVDTSAPLFTTLLNYRHQSDDSQLQWPGMRMLDSEERTNYPLCLSVNDYGDDLGLLIHSVESVNPHRLCAMTQCALEQLTEALAHTPHIPLSQLDVLPDAERTLLVETFNQNRHDGPTDLCIQHLFEAQVRSQPDAVALVDAQCSLTYAELNARANRIAHRLIEAGLRPDERVALLVERSPEMIVGILAILKAGGAYVPLDPNYPQDRLQHMLDDSSPRALLSQGQLAEELPTLLIPHLRLEDAPGNDTNPQLTDLTSRHLCYVMYTSGSTGKPKGVMVEHRSVCSQIGALQERYGLNPQDRVLQFATMTFDMSVEEIFGALLSGAALVLRSDAWIAGTAAFASLCEQYAITVANLPTVFWQQVSRDADVPLPTCLRQFMIGGEAVGKQAVAQWFERQGHRPALFNAYGPTEATVNASIRLMERDNEDFRSIGIPVRNTQLYVLDTAGLPAPLGVAGELYIGGICVARGYLNRAELSAERFIADPFTNDPAARLYKTGDLARWRADGTLEYLGRNDDQVKIRGFRVELGEIEAVLGACAGVSEAVVVARESTPGQSDSKRLIAYLCGDTVPVEQLRAALMEALPDYMVPSAYVHLQSMPLTPNGKLDRLSLPAPGQEAFVSRAYEAPQGEIEQIVAGVWQELLGIEQVGRFLRTRRSFAVGSASHSAGTRNLWR; encoded by the coding sequence ATCGAATACCTTGGTCGTAATGACTTCCAGGTCAAGGTCCGCGGGTTCCGTATCGAACTGGGCGAGATCGAGTCGCGTCTTGGCAGTTGCACCGGGGTCAAGGAGGCGGTGGTCATCGCTCTGGAAGACCGTCCGGGCGAAAAACGCCTGGTGGCTTATGTGGTCGCCCAGCCCGAGATAACTCTTGATGTGGCAGAGCTGCGCGCCGAACTGGCACCGCAATTGGCTGAATACATGCTGCCGAGTGTCTTCGTGATCCTCGACGCACTGCCACTGACGGCGAACCGCAAGCTCGACCGCAAAGCGCTGCCAGCACCGGGCGCCGATGACTTTGCCCATCGCCACTACGAAGCGCCCGAAGGCGAGACCGAGACTCGGTTGGCGGCGATCTGGGCCGACCTGCTGGGCATGGAAAAAATCGGTCGTCACGACAACTTCTTCGAACTGGGCGGCCATTCGCTGCTGACCGTGCAACTGCAAGCCCGTCTGCACCAGGACATTGGCGTCGAGATCAACCTGCGCAAGTTGTTCGGCATGGGCTCCCTGCTGGCGTTAGCCGAGTGTGTGGATCACACCTCCCGGTCGAAGGTTCAGCCGATTGAAGTGGTCTCACGCACCAAGGACTTGCCACTGTCCCTGGCCCAGCAACGGCTGTGGTTCCTCGATCAACTGGACCACGCTGCCAGCGTCGCTTACCACATGCCAGCGGCCCTGCACCTGCGCGGTACACTCGACCGCCCTGCGCTGCAACGTGCGCTGGACCGCATCGTCGCCCGTCACGAGAGCCTGCGTACGACCTTCAAACAGCAGGACGAACAAGTCAGCCAGCACTTTGCCCCTGCAAACATCGGCTTTGCCCTGGCCGAGCACGACCTGCGCAACCTGGTCGGTGACGCACAGCACGCAATGATCGAGCAACTGAGCGAAGCTGAAGTCCATGCAGCGTTCGATCTGAGCCAAGGCCCGCTGATTCGCGGACGTTTGCTGCAACTAGCCGAGGACGAACATATCCTGCTGGTGACCCAGCATCACATCGTCTCCGATGGATGGTCCGTGGCGGTGTTGATTGACGAGTTCAACCACCTGTACAGCGCTTTCAGCCAAGGCCTTGCCGATCCTTTACCAGAACTGGCGTTGCAATACGTCGACTATGCCGTGTGGCAGCAACAGCATCTGCAAGGCGAACGCCTGCACCAACAGACCCGGTTCTGGAGCGAACACCTCAGCGGCGCACCCGCGCTGCTGGAGTTGCCCACAGACCATCCACGCCCGCAGGTGCAAAGCTATAAGGGCGCGACCCTGCCACTGGAACTGCCGACGCAGCTCAGTCACCGCTTGCGGCAGTTCAGCCAGCAACAGGACGTGACCCCGTTCATGACCCTGCTGACGGCGTGGTCGATCCTGCTTTCGCGATTGAGCAACCAGTCGCAAGTGGTGATTGGCACACCAGTGGCCAACCGTCCGCGTCAGGAAACCGAAGCGCTGATCGGTTTCTTCGTCAACACCCTGGCCCTGCGCGTCGATGTTCAGGCACACAGCCGTGTGGATCAGTTGCTGGCGCAGGTCAAAGCCATCACCCTCGACGCTTACAGCCATCAGGATCTGCCTTTCGAACAAGTGGTTGAAGCCCTGCAACCGCAGCGCAGCCTTGCTCACAGCCCGCTGTTCCAGGCCATGCTGGTGCTGGGCAATACCCCACGGGATCAGGCCCTGAACCTGCCTGGTCTGGAATTGACCGTGCTGCCCGATGCCACCGGCACCACACAGTTCGACCTGACCTTGTCGCTCAATGACGACGGCGAAAGCATTCACGGCCAGTTTGAATACGCCACCGACCTGTTCGACGCCAGCACCATCACGCGCTGGAGTCGCCACTTGCTGCAATTGCTCGACGCTCTGCTGGGTGACGTCACCCAACCACTGGCGAGCCTGCCGTTGCTTGATGCAGAGCAGCGCCGGCAACTGCTGGTGACGTTCAATCCACCCGCGCTGCCCCTGAACGAGCATTCTCAGCGTCTGCCGCAGCGTGCCTTCGAAGCACGGACAGCGCTGACTCCGGATGCAGTGGCGCTGGTCTGCGCCGGGCAAACCCTCAGTTACGCCGCTCTGAATGCCGAGGCCAACCGCATCGCCCACCGTTTGATTGCGCTGGGTGTACGTCCTGACGACACCGTGGGGCTCTGTGCCCTTCGCAGTCCGCAAATGGTGATCGGTCTGCTGGGGATCCTCAAAGCTGGCGCCGCCTATGTGCCGCTGGACCCGCAGTACCCAGCGCAGCGCCTGGCGCACATGCTGACCGACAGTGCGCCAAAGGTACTCGTCATCCAGCAAGGGCTGGACACGTTGCCGCTGCCAGAGGGCCTGGCAACGCTGGCGCTGGGCTGTCCATCGCTGCAGCACGTCGCCGATCACAACCCGCAGATCGCGGCGTTGAACTTTGGTCACCTGGCCTACGTGATCTACACCTCAGGCTCCACCGGGCTGCCCAAGGGGGTGATGGTCGAGCATCGCGGCCTGCGCAATCTGCTGGACTGGTACATCGAGGACCTGGCGTTGAATGCCGAGGATGCTGTTTTGCTGGCTTCCTCCTACAACTTCGACCTGACCCAGAAGAACATCCTCGCACCGCTGATGGTCGGGGCCGCGCTGCACCTGGCCGAAGAGCCGTTCAACCCGGATGCCATCGTTGCACAGATTGCCGCTGCCGGTATTACCCACCTCAACATGTCGCCCAGCGCTTTCCACGCGCTGGTAGACGCCGATACTGATAAATCCATGACGTGCCTCAAGCGCGTGGTGCTGGGTGGCGAGCCCATTCAGACCAACATGCTGGAAAAGCTCGGCCTGCCACGGCCCACCGTGATCAACAGCTACGGCCCGACCGAGTGCAGCGATGTGGTTGCCTGGCACGTGGCGGACATTGACCTGACGATCTACCACGACCGTTCGATGCCCATCGGAAAGCCGATCCGCAACATGCAATTGCATGTACTGGACGATCACGGCCAATTGTTGCCTGTGGGCGTGCGCGGAGAGATCCATATCGGTGGCGTGGGCGTCGCCCGTGGCTACCTCAACCTGCCGCAACTGAGTGCCGAACGCTTCGTTGCCAACCCGTTCACAGACCAGGCAGACGCTCGCCTGTACAAAACCGGCGACATCGGCCGCTGGCTTCCCGACGGCACGCTGGAATACCTGGGACGCAACGACGATCAGGTGAAAATCCGTGGACTGCGCGTCGAACTGGGGGAAATCGAAGCTGTGCTCGGCAGTTTGCCAGGTGTTCGTGAAGCCGCAGTGATTGCCCGCGATCACCAGAGCGAACACGCCAACGACAAGCGTCTGGTGGCGTATTTGTGCGGTGAACCGGCCGCAGCGGAGCAACTGCGCACCGAGCTGCTGAACCGTCTGCCCGAGCACATGGTGCCGAGCGCCTTCGTGGTGCTCGACGCCCTGCCCCTGACGCCCAACGGCAAACTCGACCGCCGCGCCTTGCCCGAACCAGGTCAGGACGCTTACGCAAGCCGTGCCTACGAGGCGCCTGAAGGGCCGGTTGAACAGGTTATTGCGCAGATCTGGAAGCAACTGCTGGGGCTTGAACGGGTCGGTCGTCACGACCGTTTCTTCGAACTCGGCGGCCACTCACTGCTGGCCGTCAGCCTGATCGACCGTTTGCGCAAGCATGGCCTGAGCGCCAGCGTGCGCACGGTTTTCACGGCGCCCAGCGTGCGCGAAATGGCCCTGGCCATCAGCCAGGACAAACACGTTTTGTTCCAGGCACCGGCCAATCGCATCCCGGCTGACTGCACGCACTTGACACCGGACATGCTGCCGCTGGTGCAACTGAGCGCCGCCCAGCTTGAACGGGTTGTTGCCGCAGTGCCTGGCGGTGCCGCCAACATTCAGGATATTTATCCGTTGGCGCCGTTACAGGAAGGCATCCTGTTCCATCACCTGCTCGGCCAGGAAGGCGATGCCTATCTGATACGCTCGATGATCGAGTTCGATAATCGCCAGTATCTCGATGCCTTTATCGCGGCGCTGCAGATCGTGATCGAGCGGCATGACATCCATCGCACCGCCGTGCACTGGAACGGTCTGCCCCAGGCAGTACAAGTGGTGCAACGTCACGCGCACCTGCCGGTACACAGCATGACCCTCGACAGCGACAAGGACGCGCTGGAACAGCTGTATGCGATGAGCGATCCGCAGCACCTGCGTCTGGACCTGAGTAAAGCGCCGCTGATGCGCGCCTGCATTGCCCGTGATCCTCACTCGGAGCGCTGGCTGCTGGCCCTGCTCAACCACCATGTGGCCAGCGACCATGTCACCCTTGAAGTGGTCCTGGAAGAAATCAACGCGATCCTCCACGGCCAGGGCGACAGCCTCCCTGCACCGCAGCCATATCGAGAGTTCATCGCCCAGACCCAGGCTGTTCCGGCCGAAGTCCATGAGGCCTACTTCCGCCGCAGACTCGCCGAGGTGGATTCGACCACCGCGCCTTTTGACCTGATGGAAGTGCAAGGCGACGGCAATAACATTGAAGAAGCCGAGGTGCTACTCAGCAGCACCCTGTCCCGACGTATCCGCGCTCAGGCGCGGGAACGCGGGATGACCCCGGCGGTGCTGTTCCATGTCGCCTGGGCACAGGTACTGGCCCGCTGCAGCGGTCGTGATGACGTGGTGTTCGGCACCGTGGTCGCGGGTCGCTTGCAAGGTTCGGCGGGCGCCGAACGGGCCATGGGGGTGTTTATCAACACCTTGCCAGTGCGCGTGCAACTGGCAGTCCAAGGCGCACATGAACTGCTACTCGCGACCCACCGTGACCTCACCGAATTGCTCGACCACGAGCAGGCGTCTCTGGCCCTGGCGCAGCGTTGCAGCAGTGTGGACACGTCTGCACCGCTGTTCACCACCCTCCTCAACTACAGGCACCAGAGCGATGACAGTCAGTTGCAATGGCCCGGCATGCGCATGCTCGACAGCGAGGAGCGGACCAACTACCCGCTGTGCCTGTCGGTCAATGATTACGGTGATGACCTCGGCCTGTTGATACACAGCGTGGAGTCCGTGAACCCACATCGTCTGTGCGCCATGACGCAGTGCGCGCTGGAGCAACTCACCGAAGCGCTGGCGCACACGCCGCATATTCCCCTCTCACAACTGGATGTACTGCCCGACGCCGAGCGCACACTGCTGGTGGAGACCTTCAACCAGAACCGCCATGACGGCCCGACGGACCTGTGCATTCAGCACCTGTTCGAAGCGCAGGTACGCTCGCAACCCGACGCGGTTGCACTGGTCGACGCGCAATGCAGCCTCACCTATGCCGAACTCAACGCACGGGCCAACCGCATTGCACATCGTCTGATCGAAGCGGGCCTGCGCCCGGACGAACGCGTAGCGCTGCTGGTGGAACGCAGTCCGGAAATGATCGTAGGCATCCTCGCCATCCTGAAAGCAGGCGGGGCCTATGTGCCGCTTGACCCGAACTACCCACAGGACCGCCTGCAACACATGCTCGACGACAGTTCGCCACGGGCGCTGTTGAGCCAAGGTCAGCTGGCCGAAGAACTGCCGACGCTGTTGATCCCCCACCTGCGACTGGAGGACGCACCGGGTAACGACACCAACCCGCAGCTCACAGACCTGACCTCACGGCACCTGTGCTACGTGATGTACACCTCCGGTTCTACCGGCAAACCGAAAGGGGTAATGGTTGAACACCGCTCTGTATGCAGCCAGATCGGTGCATTGCAGGAACGCTATGGCCTCAACCCGCAGGATCGTGTCCTGCAATTCGCCACCATGACCTTCGACATGTCGGTTGAAGAGATCTTCGGCGCCTTGCTGTCCGGTGCCGCCCTGGTATTGCGCAGCGATGCCTGGATCGCCGGCACTGCGGCCTTTGCCAGTTTGTGCGAGCAATACGCGATTACCGTCGCCAACCTGCCCACGGTCTTCTGGCAACAGGTCAGTCGCGACGCCGATGTGCCACTGCCAACCTGCCTGCGCCAATTTATGATCGGCGGCGAAGCGGTGGGCAAGCAGGCTGTCGCGCAGTGGTTCGAACGCCAAGGGCACCGTCCGGCGCTGTTCAACGCCTACGGTCCGACCGAAGCCACGGTCAATGCTTCGATTCGCCTGATGGAGCGCGACAACGAGGACTTCCGTTCTATCGGTATACCGGTGCGCAACACGCAACTCTATGTGCTGGACACCGCAGGCCTTCCAGCGCCGCTGGGTGTGGCTGGGGAGCTGTATATCGGGGGGATCTGTGTTGCCCGTGGTTACCTCAACCGCGCTGAACTCAGTGCCGAGCGCTTTATCGCAGACCCGTTCACCAACGACCCTGCGGCCCGTCTGTACAAGACAGGTGACCTTGCTCGCTGGCGCGCAGACGGGACCCTCGAATACCTGGGCCGCAATGACGATCAGGTGAAGATACGGGGCTTCCGTGTCGAACTGGGCGAAATCGAGGCGGTGCTGGGTGCCTGTGCCGGTGTTAGCGAAGCTGTGGTGGTTGCACGTGAAAGTACGCCCGGCCAGTCCGACAGCAAACGTTTGATCGCCTACCTGTGCGGCGACACTGTGCCTGTCGAGCAATTGCGTGCCGCGCTGATGGAGGCGCTTCCGGATTACATGGTGCCCAGTGCCTATGTGCATCTGCAGTCCATGCCCTTGACACCCAACGGCAAGCTGGACCGCCTTTCGCTGCCTGCCCCGGGCCAGGAAGCGTTTGTCAGCCGCGCCTACGAGGCACCGCAAGGCGAAATCGAACAGATCGTCGCAGGTGTCTGGCAAGAGCTGCTGGGTATCGAGCAAGTGGGCCGATTTCTTCGAACTCGGCGGTCATTCGCTGTTGGCAGTGCAAGTCATTCTGCGGGCACGCGAAACCTTTGGCGTTGA
- a CDS encoding helix-turn-helix transcriptional regulator translates to MNRQANAKDEVKPHIYLELGKLVSSVGDEMFLSNMHQLINTSLAVSRVELSEWTVDDSQSEVSDVQLLGYAGAELSPQMQTLCPTQARHRNDHPLVKRVLEAEDDLLIHLNARMKNENGNNHLGTSHQCSMISRKANRCCVISLHRPQGDKDYSLQELSFLKYLSEVLLPLSERHARAHRKSGMRNAGDVLSQGLASIEHMNLQREFTERLRACDVALSAREKEACLAFLAGATVPEIAEKLCVKNSSIETYLKRSAAKLGISGRHGLAKWMIGSE, encoded by the coding sequence ATGAACCGACAAGCGAATGCCAAAGATGAAGTGAAACCGCACATTTATCTGGAGCTCGGAAAGCTGGTATCCAGCGTCGGAGATGAAATGTTTCTGAGCAATATGCACCAATTGATCAACACATCGTTGGCCGTCAGCCGTGTCGAACTGAGCGAGTGGACCGTTGATGACAGTCAATCGGAGGTAAGCGATGTACAGCTGCTGGGGTATGCGGGCGCTGAGTTGAGTCCGCAGATGCAAACGCTGTGTCCGACCCAGGCAAGGCATCGCAACGATCATCCGCTGGTCAAGCGCGTGCTGGAAGCGGAGGACGATCTACTGATTCACCTGAACGCACGGATGAAAAACGAGAACGGCAATAACCATCTCGGCACCTCCCATCAGTGCAGCATGATCTCGCGCAAGGCTAATCGCTGCTGTGTGATATCACTGCACCGTCCGCAAGGCGACAAAGATTACTCGTTGCAAGAACTGTCTTTCTTGAAATACCTCTCGGAGGTCTTGTTGCCTCTGTCGGAGCGGCATGCCCGTGCCCATCGTAAATCCGGTATGAGAAACGCGGGAGACGTACTGTCGCAGGGCCTGGCTTCCATTGAGCACATGAATCTGCAACGCGAGTTCACCGAACGCTTGCGTGCCTGCGACGTCGCGCTCTCGGCACGGGAAAAGGAGGCCTGCCTGGCATTCCTCGCTGGCGCGACAGTTCCCGAGATCGCAGAAAAACTCTGCGTCAAGAACAGTTCTATCGAAACCTACCTCAAACGTTCCGCAGCCAAGCTGGGTATCAGCGGTCGACATGGGTTGGCCAAGTGGATGATAGGTTCAGAATGA